A genomic stretch from Polyangium spumosum includes:
- a CDS encoding PQQ-dependent sugar dehydrogenase: MLLGGALGALGAGCSANNTPRVDTRCTFVPASSPRPPGGAALKAETVADGLEVPWGLAFLPSGDLLVTERPGRVRLLRQGALTPPLLVLPAVEEGEGGLLGIVVDPEFSKNRYFYTYATMRGPDGPENQIERYRLAEDLASATRDKVLLAGIPAGRFHNGGRLRFGPDGMLYVGTGDAQHPELARDPKSLAGKLLRMTRDGEIPADNPTRRSLVYLSGARNVQAFAFAPSGEVLVADHGPSGEMGREGHDEITRAKAGDDLGWPTYYGCEVALGVTAPSLVFEQATPPGGAVLYEGDAIREWKGSLIVATLGSQHLHRVSFARDDPRRVEHHEVYFQGNGPTGLGRLRDVVTGPDGALYVTTSNCDGRGDCPPDGDKIYRITRWSPPPAPLPSPEG; encoded by the coding sequence GTGCTGCTCGGGGGGGCCCTCGGCGCGCTCGGGGCCGGCTGCTCGGCGAACAATACGCCACGCGTGGACACACGATGCACATTCGTGCCGGCGTCGAGCCCGCGCCCGCCCGGCGGCGCCGCTCTGAAGGCCGAGACCGTCGCGGACGGGCTCGAAGTGCCGTGGGGGCTCGCCTTTTTGCCCAGCGGGGACCTGCTCGTGACCGAGCGGCCGGGCCGCGTCCGCCTGCTGCGCCAGGGCGCGTTGACGCCTCCCCTGCTCGTCCTGCCCGCGGTCGAGGAGGGGGAGGGCGGGTTGCTCGGCATTGTCGTGGATCCCGAGTTCTCCAAGAATCGTTATTTTTATACATACGCCACGATGCGCGGGCCGGACGGGCCCGAGAATCAGATCGAGCGATATCGGCTCGCGGAGGACCTCGCGAGCGCGACGCGTGACAAGGTGCTGCTCGCGGGGATCCCGGCGGGTCGATTCCACAATGGCGGACGGCTCCGCTTCGGGCCGGACGGTATGCTTTACGTGGGGACGGGGGACGCGCAGCACCCGGAGCTCGCGCGGGATCCGAAGAGCCTCGCCGGCAAGCTCTTGCGAATGACGCGGGACGGGGAGATCCCCGCGGACAACCCCACGCGCCGGAGCCTCGTGTACCTGAGCGGCGCGCGGAACGTGCAGGCCTTCGCGTTCGCGCCGAGCGGGGAGGTGCTCGTCGCGGATCACGGGCCGAGCGGGGAGATGGGCCGGGAGGGGCACGACGAGATCACGCGGGCGAAGGCGGGCGACGATCTCGGCTGGCCCACGTATTACGGCTGCGAGGTGGCGCTCGGGGTGACGGCGCCGTCGTTGGTCTTCGAGCAGGCGACGCCGCCGGGCGGGGCCGTGCTTTACGAGGGGGACGCCATTCGCGAGTGGAAAGGGAGCCTGATCGTGGCGACGCTCGGCTCGCAGCACCTGCACCGCGTGAGCTTCGCGCGGGACGATCCGCGGCGGGTCGAGCACCACGAGGTGTATTTCCAGGGCAACGGGCCGACGGGGCTCGGGCGGCTGCGGGACGTGGTGACGGGGCCCGACGGGGCGCTCTACGTGACCACGAGCAATTGCGACGGCCGCGGCGATTGTCCTCCCGACGGGGACAAGATTTACCGAATCACCCGGTGGTCGCCGCCGCCGGCGCCGCTCCCTTCGCCGGAGGGGTGA
- a CDS encoding ABC transporter ATP-binding protein has translation MTTGEPLLSVRDLAVSFATAEGTRVQALDGVSFDVPQGKTVGLVGESGCGKTATALSILRLLPAPSAQIDRGAIVFQGEDLLRLPERAMQRVRGGKIGMVFQEPLTALTPVYSVGAQVMEAIRLQERMSLKEAKTRAIELLRKVGLSHPAERFDSYPHELSGGMRQRVLLAMALAAPPRLLVADEPTSALDMALRAQIMALLADQARELGMSLLVITHDLPFVAEIAHEIVVLYAGQVVETGPPSRVLASPRHPYTQALVRSVPPAGSFRKRGEKRKALPTIEGSLPDPGSAPRGCRFAPRCPDVMDRCREEAPPLFVSSRPPASVRCFLHERAAEPGGGAA, from the coding sequence GTGACGACCGGCGAGCCGCTCCTCTCGGTCCGCGACCTCGCCGTCTCGTTCGCGACCGCCGAGGGAACCCGCGTGCAGGCGCTCGACGGCGTCTCGTTCGACGTCCCGCAAGGCAAGACCGTCGGGCTCGTGGGCGAGTCGGGCTGCGGCAAGACGGCGACGGCGCTGTCGATCCTGCGCCTCTTGCCCGCGCCGAGCGCGCAGATCGATCGCGGCGCGATCGTCTTCCAGGGCGAAGACCTGCTCCGGCTCCCGGAGCGCGCGATGCAGCGGGTGCGCGGCGGCAAGATCGGCATGGTGTTCCAGGAGCCGCTGACGGCGCTCACGCCCGTCTACTCGGTGGGCGCGCAGGTCATGGAGGCGATCCGCCTGCAGGAGCGCATGTCCCTCAAGGAGGCGAAGACCCGCGCGATCGAGCTCCTGCGCAAGGTGGGTTTGTCCCACCCCGCCGAGCGCTTCGACAGCTACCCGCACGAGCTCAGCGGGGGCATGCGGCAGCGGGTGCTCCTGGCGATGGCGCTCGCCGCGCCGCCGCGGCTGCTCGTCGCGGACGAACCCACGAGCGCGCTCGACATGGCGCTACGCGCGCAGATCATGGCCCTGCTCGCCGACCAGGCGCGCGAGCTCGGGATGAGCTTGCTCGTGATCACCCACGATCTGCCGTTCGTCGCGGAGATCGCGCACGAGATCGTGGTGCTTTACGCGGGGCAGGTGGTCGAGACGGGGCCACCTTCGCGGGTGCTCGCGTCGCCGCGGCACCCGTACACGCAGGCCCTCGTGCGTAGCGTGCCGCCCGCGGGCTCGTTCCGGAAGCGCGGCGAGAAGCGCAAGGCCCTGCCGACGATCGAAGGATCACTGCCGGATCCGGGGAGCGCTCCCCGCGGATGCCGCTTCGCGCCGCGTTGCCCGGACGTGATGGATCGGTGCCGCGAGGAGGCGCCGCCGCTCTTCGTCTCCTCGCGCCCGCCCGCGTCGGTCCGGTGTTTCCTGCACGAGCGGGCGGCAGAGCCGGGAGGAGGCGCGGCGTGA
- a CDS encoding DNRLRE domain-containing protein, whose product MWIARPPFAVLLALLPLGCVQTPPGPPLCAADVPCAAAGDICVVGRCRPKKDTSFAAMDARRLLLFPDAVAVVSSKGPSGGGEALPEVVSLGSRAAGETSLLLRFEVPVAHAGEVASAFLVLETATSSEPPTEPVPLSIARILEPWRDDFVSWGRSPRLDVAEKAGTVFVTSPSPIRFDVTHVVKRWAQRTGEEHGLAVLADDADPRGVTISLGVVEKRGPRLEVYVR is encoded by the coding sequence GTGTGGATCGCTCGCCCGCCCTTCGCCGTGCTGCTCGCCCTTTTGCCGCTCGGCTGCGTGCAGACGCCACCCGGCCCGCCGCTCTGCGCCGCGGACGTGCCCTGCGCCGCCGCGGGTGACATCTGCGTGGTCGGCCGCTGTCGGCCGAAAAAGGACACGTCCTTCGCCGCGATGGACGCGCGCCGCCTCCTGCTCTTCCCGGACGCGGTCGCGGTCGTCTCGTCGAAGGGGCCGAGCGGCGGCGGGGAGGCGCTGCCGGAGGTGGTCTCGCTCGGGAGCCGCGCGGCCGGGGAGACGTCGCTCCTGCTCCGCTTCGAGGTGCCCGTCGCCCACGCGGGGGAGGTCGCGTCGGCGTTCCTCGTGCTGGAGACGGCGACGTCGTCCGAGCCACCCACCGAGCCCGTGCCCCTCTCGATCGCGCGGATCCTCGAGCCCTGGCGCGACGATTTCGTCTCGTGGGGCCGGAGCCCGCGGCTCGACGTGGCCGAGAAGGCGGGCACGGTCTTCGTGACGTCCCCGAGCCCGATCCGGTTCGACGTGACACACGTGGTGAAGCGCTGGGCGCAGAGGACGGGCGAGGAGCACGGCCTCGCGGTGCTCGCGGACGACGCGGATCCGCGCGGGGTCACGATCTCGCTCGGCGTCGTGGAGAAGCGGGGCCCGCGCCTCGAGGTCTACGTCCGGTGA
- a CDS encoding TOMM system kinase/cyclase fusion protein — translation MQDTAETIKAVFRDRYELLDQLGEGGFGTVYKARQLATGQSVAIKVLRLPETDGSQAQAKRIARFQREMQICAQMHHPNIVRLMDSGQAADGIVYSVFAFVPGKNLAEVIAEEGRLDPFEVRHFMTQILDALACSHAQGVVHRDLKPANIMIIPTGARRNAVVLDFGIGALTQEARREDKERLTVSNESIGTPSYAAPEQLLGQPPTPQSDLYAWGLVFLECLTGKRVVDGATLAEVVFKQLSPDPIPIPDYIADHRLGRILRRVTSKNPEARDAAAQPLMRELEACDMSGLRQRTGPVQITPAAPDAATATINMPNAAYRPSPPSQRLVEGERRQITALCCSLSAAGVGPRAADVEELDQILGVHQEACTEIARRFEGHVAGALGDAVLFYFGYPAAREDDARRAARAALAMAAEIRRRSPALLAERKARVDLRIGIHTGLVVARELRDPTPTTGLGYVMGTTPKLATRLSGLAKAGTILLSGSTQRLLRKQFLLEEYGVRAVDDSTAPVETFVLREGDPSSGVRDMPLVGRERELATLLDLFTRTRGGAGQAALVSGEPGIGKSRLARELDERLGSEARTWLECRCTPDSVNSAFYPIVDLLDRLLDPQREGGSEVRLGKLEALLSLHGFDLSEVMPLFAPLLSMSLPSKWAPLDVSPQKQRELTRNAVLSLLFEMSEKEPVVLAIEDLHWADPSTVELLGQLVAEVGSARVLALFTARPEFTPPWPSNAALQIQLGRLGKPEIEQMAAKVTGGRGLPAEVLEQITNRTDGVPLFVEELILAMIEAGTLVEREDRYVLARPLSEHSIPSTLRDSLMARLDRIGGAKETAQVAAAIGREFTFELLREVSALDPAEVQEHLDKLVAAELAYRKRRLKNPAYLFKHALVRDAAYDSMLKRSRQGVHARITKALEEKFPSVVNDRPDLLAHHHAAAEQKREAIGYAQKATMSALQRSSFAEATSQARDALSWVDAIEAPEERAQTELGLNGMLTMGLMARQGYASPEVATTLARSQELLDTLGDGPHSMPTLWALFMYHHLRGYRLKARALAERMLTFAERTQDVGHELATLCLLAQALLTEGKFEEGRRQIDRALPLYEPAAHRGHAFMFGLDSRVYAHMTQANLLWFLGYPEQAIRHGQAAVDWGREVKHNESYLAALFYLAAIHFWQLERDRAMELTETVLEISERYGLGMLQSYGNIFRSWVKRDAEAAGRLVANLRAAGQECGMSAWSALCAELEIEVGQCDAALARLEATLRQGEESSELYYKAELLRLKGACLLARDASAERAAEDCFRQAIAVAQLQSARMLELKASTALARLLRQRGDIDAAKEAIRPIYAWFSEGHDTPLLREARELLD, via the coding sequence ATGCAGGATACAGCCGAGACGATCAAGGCGGTGTTTCGCGACCGGTACGAGCTCCTCGATCAGCTCGGGGAGGGCGGGTTTGGCACGGTGTACAAGGCGCGGCAGCTCGCGACCGGGCAATCCGTGGCCATCAAGGTGCTGCGCCTGCCGGAGACCGACGGCTCGCAGGCGCAGGCGAAGCGGATCGCTCGTTTCCAGCGCGAGATGCAGATCTGCGCGCAGATGCACCACCCCAACATCGTCCGCCTCATGGACTCGGGGCAAGCCGCCGATGGCATCGTTTACTCCGTCTTCGCCTTCGTACCCGGGAAGAACCTCGCGGAGGTGATCGCCGAGGAGGGCCGCCTCGATCCGTTCGAGGTCCGGCACTTCATGACGCAGATCCTCGACGCGCTCGCGTGCTCGCACGCCCAGGGCGTGGTCCACCGCGACCTCAAGCCCGCCAACATCATGATCATCCCCACCGGCGCGCGAAGGAACGCGGTCGTGCTCGATTTCGGCATCGGCGCGCTCACGCAGGAGGCGCGGCGCGAGGACAAAGAGCGCCTGACGGTGAGCAACGAGTCGATCGGCACGCCCTCCTACGCGGCGCCGGAGCAGCTCCTCGGCCAGCCCCCGACGCCGCAGTCCGACCTCTACGCCTGGGGCCTGGTCTTCCTCGAGTGCCTCACGGGCAAGCGCGTCGTCGACGGCGCGACCCTCGCCGAGGTCGTGTTCAAGCAGCTCTCTCCCGATCCCATCCCGATCCCCGACTACATCGCCGATCACCGGCTCGGGAGGATCCTCCGGCGCGTGACCTCGAAGAACCCCGAGGCGCGCGACGCCGCGGCCCAGCCGCTCATGCGCGAGCTCGAGGCGTGCGACATGAGCGGGCTGCGCCAGCGGACCGGGCCCGTGCAGATCACGCCGGCGGCCCCGGACGCGGCGACGGCGACGATCAACATGCCAAACGCCGCGTACCGACCCAGCCCCCCGTCACAGCGGCTCGTCGAGGGCGAGCGCCGGCAGATCACCGCGTTGTGCTGCAGCCTCAGCGCGGCGGGCGTGGGGCCGAGGGCGGCCGACGTGGAGGAGCTCGATCAGATCCTCGGCGTGCACCAGGAGGCGTGCACGGAGATCGCCCGCCGCTTCGAGGGCCACGTAGCGGGCGCGCTGGGCGACGCGGTGCTCTTCTACTTCGGCTACCCCGCGGCCCGCGAGGACGACGCCCGGCGCGCGGCGCGCGCGGCCCTCGCGATGGCCGCGGAGATCCGCCGGCGCAGCCCCGCGCTGCTCGCCGAGCGCAAGGCGCGCGTCGACCTGCGCATCGGCATCCATACGGGCCTCGTGGTCGCGCGCGAGCTGCGTGATCCCACCCCCACCACCGGCCTCGGCTACGTGATGGGCACGACGCCCAAGCTCGCCACGCGCCTCTCCGGCCTCGCGAAGGCCGGGACCATCCTCCTCAGCGGCAGCACGCAGCGCCTTCTCCGCAAGCAGTTCCTCCTCGAGGAGTACGGCGTACGCGCCGTCGACGACAGCACCGCGCCGGTGGAGACCTTCGTGCTGCGCGAGGGCGATCCGTCGTCGGGCGTGCGCGACATGCCGCTCGTCGGCCGCGAGCGCGAGCTCGCGACGCTGCTCGATCTCTTCACGCGGACCCGCGGCGGCGCCGGGCAAGCGGCGCTCGTGAGCGGCGAGCCGGGCATCGGCAAATCGCGCCTCGCCCGCGAGCTCGACGAGCGGCTCGGCAGCGAGGCGCGCACCTGGCTCGAGTGCCGCTGCACGCCGGACAGCGTGAACAGCGCCTTTTACCCCATCGTCGACCTGCTCGATCGCCTGCTCGATCCGCAGCGCGAGGGCGGGTCGGAGGTCCGGCTCGGCAAGCTCGAGGCGCTGCTCTCGTTGCACGGCTTCGACCTCTCCGAGGTGATGCCGCTCTTCGCGCCGCTCCTGTCGATGTCGCTGCCGAGCAAGTGGGCGCCGCTCGACGTCTCGCCGCAGAAGCAGCGCGAGCTGACGCGCAACGCGGTGCTCTCGTTGCTCTTCGAGATGAGCGAGAAGGAGCCCGTCGTCCTCGCGATCGAGGACCTGCACTGGGCCGATCCGAGCACGGTCGAGCTGCTCGGCCAGCTCGTCGCCGAGGTGGGCTCCGCGCGCGTGCTCGCGCTCTTCACGGCGCGGCCCGAGTTCACGCCGCCGTGGCCCTCGAACGCCGCGCTCCAGATCCAGCTCGGCCGCCTGGGCAAGCCGGAGATCGAGCAGATGGCGGCGAAGGTGACGGGCGGCCGCGGGTTGCCCGCGGAGGTGCTCGAGCAGATCACGAACCGCACCGACGGCGTGCCGCTCTTCGTGGAGGAGCTCATCCTGGCGATGATCGAGGCCGGCACGCTGGTCGAGCGCGAAGACCGTTACGTGCTCGCGCGACCGCTCTCCGAGCACTCCATCCCGAGCACGCTACGCGACTCGCTGATGGCGCGCCTCGATCGGATCGGCGGCGCCAAGGAGACGGCGCAGGTCGCCGCCGCGATCGGCCGGGAGTTCACGTTCGAGCTCTTGCGCGAGGTGAGCGCGCTCGACCCGGCGGAGGTGCAGGAGCACCTGGACAAACTCGTCGCGGCGGAGCTCGCTTACCGCAAGCGGAGGCTCAAGAACCCGGCGTACCTGTTCAAGCACGCGCTCGTGCGCGACGCGGCGTACGACTCGATGCTGAAGCGATCGCGGCAGGGGGTGCACGCGCGGATCACGAAGGCGCTCGAGGAGAAGTTCCCCAGCGTGGTGAACGACCGGCCGGATCTGCTGGCACATCACCACGCGGCGGCGGAGCAGAAGCGGGAGGCGATCGGGTATGCGCAGAAGGCGACCATGAGCGCGCTTCAGCGCTCGTCGTTCGCAGAAGCCACGAGCCAGGCTCGGGATGCGCTTTCATGGGTGGACGCCATTGAAGCACCGGAAGAGCGTGCCCAGACCGAGCTGGGCTTGAACGGCATGCTCACCATGGGGCTGATGGCTCGCCAGGGTTATGCGTCGCCCGAGGTCGCGACGACGCTCGCGCGCTCCCAGGAATTGCTTGATACCCTGGGCGACGGCCCCCACTCGATGCCGACCTTGTGGGCGCTTTTCATGTACCACCACCTGCGCGGCTATCGCTTGAAGGCGCGCGCGCTCGCGGAGCGTATGCTCACCTTCGCCGAGCGCACACAGGATGTCGGTCACGAGCTGGCCACGCTTTGCCTGCTCGCCCAGGCGCTGCTCACCGAGGGCAAGTTCGAGGAGGGGCGGCGGCAGATCGACCGCGCGCTGCCGCTCTATGAGCCCGCCGCGCACCGCGGACATGCATTCATGTTCGGCCTCGACTCCCGCGTGTACGCCCACATGACACAGGCCAACCTGCTCTGGTTCCTCGGATACCCCGAACAAGCCATACGCCACGGCCAGGCCGCGGTGGATTGGGGCCGCGAGGTGAAGCACAACGAGAGCTACCTGGCCGCCCTCTTCTACCTGGCAGCCATTCATTTCTGGCAGCTCGAGCGCGACAGGGCGATGGAGCTGACGGAGACCGTCCTGGAAATATCCGAACGGTATGGCCTCGGTATGCTTCAGAGCTATGGAAACATCTTCCGGAGCTGGGTCAAGCGCGACGCCGAAGCTGCCGGGCGCCTCGTCGCCAATCTCCGCGCGGCGGGACAGGAGTGCGGAATGTCGGCATGGAGCGCCCTCTGCGCGGAGCTCGAGATCGAGGTCGGCCAGTGCGATGCCGCGCTCGCGCGGCTGGAAGCCACGCTGCGGCAAGGCGAGGAGAGCTCGGAGCTCTACTACAAGGCCGAGCTACTGCGCCTCAAGGGTGCGTGCTTGCTCGCGCGAGACGCGAGCGCGGAGCGCGCCGCCGAGGATTGCTTCCGGCAGGCCATCGCGGTCGCTCAGCTGCAAAGCGCGAGGATGCTCGAGCTGAAGGCCAGCACCGCGCTGGCAAGGCTGCTCCGCCAGCGCGGCGACATCGACGCGGCAAAAGAGGCCATTCGCCCTATCTACGCGTGGTTCTCCGAGGGGCACGACACGCCGCTGCTCCGTGAGGCGCGCGAATTGCTGGATTAG
- a CDS encoding oligopeptide/dipeptide ABC transporter ATP-binding protein, whose translation MSGPDKPRSTKPLLQVEKLSTLFPVRQGLFKATKFLHAVDGVSFYIRPGETLGLVGESGCGKSTLGRTVLRLVEPTLGRIVFDGQDITRLSERALRPLRRRMQIVFQDPYSSLNPRLTVREIVGEGIAALRLAKTTREADETVLEMVTKVGLGPASLDRYPSEFSGGQRQRIAIARALAVRPDFVVCDEPTSALDVSVQAQILNLLERLQDELSVSYLFISHDLRVVGYMSHRIAVMYLGRIVEMGPAREVSERRLHPYTRALFGALPREDGDPRPRRVLHGEPPRPLEPPRGCVFQSRCPKSEPGRCDVEAPELTELVPGSHHRVACFHPEGVDAHAPRSSARPSVPALPPADV comes from the coding sequence GTGAGCGGACCGGACAAACCGCGCTCGACCAAGCCGCTGCTCCAGGTCGAGAAGCTCTCGACCTTGTTCCCGGTCCGGCAGGGCCTCTTCAAGGCGACGAAGTTCCTGCACGCGGTCGACGGCGTGAGCTTCTACATCCGGCCCGGCGAGACGCTGGGGCTCGTGGGCGAGTCGGGTTGCGGCAAGAGCACGCTCGGGCGCACGGTGCTGCGCCTCGTCGAGCCCACGCTCGGGCGCATCGTCTTCGACGGGCAGGACATCACGCGCCTCTCCGAGCGCGCGCTCCGACCGCTGCGCCGGCGCATGCAGATCGTCTTTCAGGACCCGTACTCGTCCTTGAACCCGCGCTTGACGGTGCGCGAGATCGTCGGCGAAGGGATCGCGGCGCTCCGGCTCGCGAAGACCACGCGCGAGGCGGACGAGACCGTCCTCGAGATGGTCACGAAGGTGGGGCTCGGGCCCGCGTCGCTCGATCGGTACCCGAGCGAATTCTCGGGCGGGCAGCGGCAGCGGATCGCCATCGCGCGGGCGCTCGCGGTGCGGCCCGACTTCGTGGTCTGCGACGAACCGACGAGCGCGCTCGACGTGTCGGTGCAGGCGCAGATCCTCAACCTGCTCGAGCGGCTGCAGGACGAGCTCTCGGTGAGCTACCTGTTCATCTCGCACGACCTGCGCGTGGTGGGCTACATGAGCCACCGCATCGCGGTGATGTACCTCGGCCGCATCGTGGAGATGGGCCCGGCGCGCGAGGTGTCGGAGCGGAGGCTCCATCCGTACACGCGCGCGCTCTTCGGGGCGCTGCCGCGCGAGGACGGTGATCCGCGGCCGAGGCGCGTGCTCCATGGCGAGCCGCCGCGCCCGCTCGAACCGCCGCGCGGCTGCGTGTTCCAGTCCCGTTGCCCGAAGTCGGAGCCGGGGCGCTGCGACGTCGAGGCGCCGGAGCTCACGGAGCTCGTGCCCGGCAGCCACCACCGCGTGGCTTGTTTCCACCCGGAGGGCGTCGACGCGCACGCGCCGCGCTCGAGCGCGCGGCCCTCGGTGCCGGCGCTGCCGCCCGCGGACGTGTGA
- a CDS encoding protein kinase domain-containing protein, which produces MIAMERANRGRAEARIGTLLKGKWRLDMLLGVGGMAAVYGATHRNKNRAAVKVLHPDLAAEPAIKARFHHEGYAANAVGHPGVVRILDDDETDDGLAFLVMELLEGETYDRIAQRCGGRLPTPEVLTLAHAVLDVLVAAHEKRILHRDLKPENIFLTQSGTIKVLDFGLARVLEAAVQQGRIATSFGTTMGTPGFMPPEQARGDWAEVDATSDLWAVGATLYTLLSGHLVHEAQNITGSLILAATKPVGSLALVAPGLPKAVVDIVDRALQFEKANRFPDAASMRAAVVDAMQPTTRISPGIHVEGPRAQAKAHAEPKLGTSSEPATLAMGVAKRMQPDTMPTPTTSPPLAPHAVAAYASSGTPPQLLPSRGGGPLSPAASPHGASRPTPQQLDRPEIVSPIEIAKDTFWVGKRDPKSIFHANPYLRIFRPKPGFEQAGPFHMLVDPGSSSDFAVVSAKIGTLIGGMNKLSALYINHQDPDVGSSAAVISARYAPGASIVCSESTWRLIVHFNLPPERYIDTARFPRGFDVPTGHTMLPVPSPFCHFRGAVMLYDPETRVLFTGDLFGGLTPIEARGLWADESDWPGIRAFHQTYMPTNRVLVRAMDAIRALDPPVEIIAPQHGRLLRGALLHRYIERIARLPVGLDILDDVTDEETLTAWNSVLRRVVRTARMVLGREADDLLQQHEDLRDTLQMSGDDVRLASLGRWTLGAVVEALTVGQTPTIANPIKLEAVLACEELELPSPDIRIEDAESSDQIGG; this is translated from the coding sequence GAACCGCGCGGCCGTCAAGGTGCTGCACCCGGACCTCGCCGCCGAGCCCGCGATCAAGGCCCGGTTCCACCACGAGGGCTACGCCGCCAACGCCGTCGGCCACCCCGGCGTCGTGCGCATCCTCGACGACGACGAGACCGACGACGGGCTCGCCTTCCTCGTCATGGAGCTGCTCGAAGGCGAGACCTACGACCGCATCGCCCAGCGCTGCGGCGGCAGGCTGCCCACGCCCGAGGTGCTCACGCTCGCGCACGCCGTGCTCGACGTGCTCGTCGCCGCCCACGAGAAGCGCATCCTCCACCGCGACCTCAAGCCCGAGAACATCTTCCTCACGCAGAGCGGCACCATCAAGGTCCTCGATTTCGGCCTCGCCCGCGTGCTCGAGGCGGCCGTCCAGCAAGGCCGCATCGCCACGAGCTTCGGCACGACCATGGGCACGCCCGGCTTCATGCCCCCCGAGCAGGCGCGCGGCGACTGGGCCGAGGTCGACGCGACGAGCGACCTCTGGGCCGTCGGCGCGACCCTCTACACGCTCCTCTCGGGCCACCTCGTGCACGAGGCGCAAAACATCACCGGCAGCCTGATCCTCGCCGCCACCAAGCCCGTCGGCTCGCTCGCGCTCGTCGCGCCCGGCCTGCCGAAGGCCGTGGTCGACATCGTCGACCGCGCCCTCCAGTTCGAGAAGGCGAACCGCTTCCCCGACGCCGCCTCGATGCGCGCCGCCGTCGTCGACGCGATGCAGCCGACGACCCGCATCTCGCCCGGCATCCACGTCGAAGGCCCCCGCGCGCAGGCCAAGGCGCACGCGGAGCCGAAGCTCGGCACGAGCTCCGAGCCGGCCACCCTCGCCATGGGCGTCGCCAAGCGCATGCAGCCGGACACGATGCCCACGCCGACCACCTCGCCGCCGCTCGCGCCCCACGCCGTCGCGGCGTACGCGTCGTCCGGCACGCCCCCGCAGCTCCTGCCCTCGCGCGGCGGCGGCCCCCTCTCGCCCGCCGCGAGCCCGCACGGCGCGTCGCGCCCCACGCCGCAACAGCTCGACCGGCCCGAGATCGTCTCGCCCATCGAGATCGCGAAGGACACGTTCTGGGTCGGCAAGCGTGATCCGAAGAGCATCTTCCACGCGAACCCGTACCTGCGCATCTTCCGCCCCAAGCCCGGCTTCGAGCAGGCGGGTCCGTTCCACATGCTCGTCGACCCCGGATCGAGCTCGGACTTCGCCGTCGTCTCGGCCAAGATCGGCACGCTCATCGGCGGGATGAACAAGCTCTCGGCGCTGTACATCAACCACCAGGACCCGGACGTCGGCTCGAGCGCCGCCGTGATCTCGGCCCGCTACGCGCCCGGCGCCTCGATCGTCTGCTCGGAGTCGACCTGGCGCCTCATCGTGCACTTCAACCTGCCGCCCGAGCGATACATCGACACGGCCCGCTTCCCGCGCGGCTTCGACGTGCCCACGGGCCACACGATGCTGCCCGTCCCGAGCCCCTTCTGCCACTTCCGCGGCGCCGTGATGCTCTACGACCCGGAGACACGCGTGCTCTTCACGGGCGACCTCTTCGGCGGCCTCACGCCAATCGAGGCGCGCGGGCTCTGGGCCGACGAGAGCGACTGGCCCGGCATCCGCGCCTTCCACCAGACGTACATGCCGACGAACCGCGTGCTCGTCCGCGCGATGGACGCCATCCGCGCCCTCGATCCGCCGGTCGAGATCATCGCCCCGCAGCACGGCCGCCTCCTGCGCGGCGCCCTGCTCCACCGCTACATCGAGCGGATCGCGCGCCTGCCCGTGGGCCTCGACATCCTCGACGACGTCACCGACGAGGAGACACTCACGGCCTGGAACAGCGTGCTCCGCCGCGTCGTCCGCACGGCCCGCATGGTCCTCGGCCGCGAGGCCGACGATCTGCTCCAGCAGCACGAGGACCTGCGCGACACGCTCCAGATGAGCGGCGACGACGTGCGCCTCGCCTCCCTCGGCCGCTGGACGCTCGGCGCCGTGGTCGAGGCCCTCACGGTCGGACAAACCCCGACCATCGCCAACCCGATCAAGCTCGAGGCGGTCCTCGCCTGCGAGGAGCTCGAGCTGCCCTCGCCCGACATCCGGATCGAGGACGCCGAGTCGTCCGATCAGATCGGCGGCTGA